Within Runella rosea, the genomic segment ATACACGATTAATGTTAGCCGAGTCTGATTTAGACAGTCTTGAAATCTTACCACTTGGCAGTCCTGACGGCGATGATGAACCCATCGAAATGCCCGAGGAGTTGCCAATTTTACCCCTGCGCAACACAGTATTGTTTCCTGGAATGGTCATTCCTGTCACCGTTGGGCGTCAGAAATCCATTCGATTAGTAAAGAAAGCGTACAAAGGGGATCGCATCATTGGCGTTATTGCCCAGCAAAACCAAGACAAAGCCGAGCCTACCAGCAGCGATTTGTTTGGCATCGGCACCATGGGATACATCATCAAGATGATTACCCTTCCCGATGGAAATACCACCATTATTTTGCAGGGACGCCAGCGTTTTCGCGTCAAAGATTACGTCCGCGAAGACCCTTATATGATTGCGAAAGTAAGCGCCATTGAAGATTTTTTCCCCAATCAAAACAAGAAAGAATCTAAAGCACTTATTCAATCGCTGCGTGATTCGGCCCATAAAATTTTAAGACTCAACCCCGATATTCCGCAAGAGGCCCGCATTGCACTCGACAATATCGAAAGTCCCACATTTTTGACGCATTTTCTGTCTTCCAATCTCAACGCTGAAGTTTCGGACAAACAGGATTTGCTCGAAAAACCAACGATTCCCGAGCAAGCCAACAAACTGTTGGAATTAATGATGCGGGAAATCCAGATGCTTGAACTTAAACGTGACATTCAGTCGAAGGCGAGTTCTGACATTGACCAACAACAACGTGATTATTTCTTACGGCAACAGATAAAAGTATTACAAGACGAGCTTGGAATGGAAACCCCCGAGCGAGAATTGGAAGATATTCGCCTCCGGGCTGCCAAGAAAAAATGGCCAGAATCGGTCAAAAAACATTTTGAGAAAGAATCTCAGAAACTACAGCGTATCAACCCAATGGCTCCTGACTACCCTGTCACGCTCAATTACTTAGAGTTGATGGTAGACCTGCCTTGGGGAGAATTTACGAAAGATAATTTTGACCTTAAACGCGCCCAAAAAGTACTCGACGCCGACCACTTCGGGCTCGAAAAAGTAAAAGAGCGTATCATTGAATACCTAGCCGTTTTGAAGTTAAAAAACAGCTTAAAAGCGCCCATTTTGTGCCTCTACGGCCCTCCCGGGGTTGGAAAGACCTCGCTCGGAAAATCTGTAGCCAAAGCACTCGGACGCAAGTATATTCGGATGGCATTGGGCGGTTTGCACGACGAAGCCGAAATTCGCGGACATCGTAAAACCTACATCGGTGCCATGCCCGGGAAGGTTATCCAAAATATCAAAAAATCGGGCTCTTCGAATCCCGTTTTTATTCTCGACGAAATTGACAAAGTAGGCTCAGATTTTAGAGGTGACCCAGCATCAGCGTTGCTCGAAGTGCTTGACCCTGAACAAAACAATGCCTTCTCCGACAACTACTTAGAGGTTGAATACGACCTGTCCAAGGTATTGTTTGTGGCCACGGCCAACTCGCTCGAAACCATTCATCCTGCCTTGCGCGACCGCATGGAAATCATCGAGTTGACGGGTTATACGGTAGAAGAAAAATTACAAATTGCCAAGAAATATCTTGTACCAAAGCAACGTAAAGACCACGGCTTAGAAACCAAAGCATTCAGCGTTGACGACAAGGCTATCATTAAAGTCATTGAACATTATACCCGCGAATCAGGTGTTCGGAATTTAGAGCAAAAAATCGGCGCGTTGGTCCGAAAAGTGGCTAAATCCATTGCGTTGGAAGAAGAATACCCCAAACCCATCAAGGCAGAACACGTAGAAAAGCTGCTGGGTGCCGAGATATTTGACAAGGATTTATACCAAGACAACGACACTGCAGGTGTGGTAACAGGCTTGGCGTGGACATCCGTGGGCGGTGAAATTCTCTTTATCGAATCCAGCCTAAGCCGTGGCAAGGGTGGGTTGACCCTTTCGGGCCAATTGGGCGATGTGATGAAAGAGTCGGCCATCACAGCCCTCTCGTACCTCAAAGCGCACTCCGATGCTTTAGACATTGACTACCGGGTGTTTAACCACTACGATTTGCACATTCACATTCCAGCAGGGGCTGTTCCGAAAGACGGACCTTCGGCGGGAATTACGATGCTGACGTCTATTGCTTCTATTTTTACCCAACGCCGTGTGAAACCTCAACTCGCGATGACGGGTGAGATTACGCTACGCGGCAAGGTGTTGCCCGTGGGTGGAATCAAAGAAAAGATTTTGGCGGCGGCGCGCGCAGGAGTGACCGAAATCATCATGTGCAACAAAAACCGTAAGGATGTGGAAGAAATCAATGGAAATTACGTAAAAACGCTAAAATTCCACTACGTTGAAAACGTGGATGAAGTTCTCGCCATTGCATTATTGCCCGAAAAGGTCAAGAAATCTACCCCCTTTATTTTTCCTGACGACACCCAAAAGCAACCATTGCACGAAGCCGTGAATTGAAATATTCTCTTCTCTTTTAATACAATTAAAAGGGAAATGTGCTAAAACAAAAAAGGGTAGTCTCAAAAGTCTGAGACTACCCTTTTTGTTTTGGAAATGAATGAGGTGATTCCAAATGTTTATTTTAACTTTTTCACTCTTTAAAATAAAGGGATTTCAGAAACCTTCTTTCCCTTTATTTTATTATAGATTGGTATCAGATTGTTATACTAAATAAGCTTCAACGGGGCTATCGGCATGAATACGTGAGTTATCCAGAAATTGTTCAAGCCGGTTCATCGCAACCGTCAGTTCATCCACGCTCGGCAAAGTTACAATACGAAAATGGTCTGGTTTAATGTAGTTAAAACCCGTTCCTGCCACGACCAACACTTTTTGTTCTACCAGCAATTGATACACAAAGTCTTCGTCATTTTTAAAGTCAAATTTACGCAGGTCAATTTTGGGAAAAACATACAAAGCCCCTTTGGGCTTGACGCAACTGATGCCCGGAATAGCCGTAAGTCGATTGTAAATCAGTTCCATCTGCTTGTACAAGCGGCCGGTTGGGAGCACCAAATCTTTGATGCTTTGGTAGCCTCCCAAGGCTGTTTGGATGGCGTATTGGGTAGGAACGTTGGCGCATAAACGCATACTTGCCAAAAAAGTCAATCCTTCAATGTAGGATTTTGCCTTGTGTTTTGCCCCGCTTAAAATCAACCACCCACCGCGAAAACCCGCTGAGCGGTAATTTTTGGAAAGTCCCCCAAACGTAACACAAAGGGTATCCTGCACCATGGTGGCAACGGGATAATGAACCGCTCCGTCGTAAAGAATTTTATCGTATATCTCATCCGAAAAAAGAATCAAGCGGTGGCGTTCGGCAATTTCCGCGATTCGGCGTACGACTTCTTTTTCGTAGACCGCACCCGTGGGATTATTGGGGTTTATCATCACAATCCCTTTGGTACGCGGGGTGATTTTACTTTCCAAATCTTCCAAATCAGGATTCCAGTCACTTTGTTCATCGCAAATATAATGAACAGGTTTTCCACCACTCAGGGCCACCGAAGTAGTCCAAAGGGGATAATCAGGCGAAGGCACCAAAATTTCGTCACCCTCATTTAACAAAGCCTGCATCGACATCACAATCAACTCACTGACACCGTTGCCAATGTACACATCATTGATATCAACACCTTTGATTCCCTGCGTTTGTGTATAATGCATCACCGCTTTCCGCGCCGCAAACAACCCCCTTGAATCTACGTATCCCTGCGCATTGCGAATGTTGAGGATAATATCGTGGATAATTTCGTCGGGCGCGTCAAAGCCAAACGGGGCCGGATTGCCGATATTAAGATTAATAATCTTATACCCTTGACTTTCAAGCTCAAGGGCTTTTTCGTACACCGGGCCTCGAATATCATACCGCAGATGCTCAAGGCGTTTACTTTTCAGGATTTGCATAATCAGTAGTAGTCAGGAATCAATAATGAGTAGCGAGTAGTGATGGTTAATGACACAACATTCTTTACTGTAAAGTTGTAATTTCACCAAACTCAGTACACGGCACTCACTACTTTATACTAAAATTTTACCGTCGCCGATTGTTCTTATTGCTTCTGAACTTATCGCGGTCACGGTCGCGATCTCGGTTGCGATTGTTATTAGGATTATTGTTGTTGTTATTACGATTGTTGCCTGTGTTGCCACTTCGTTCGCGGTTGGGGTTATTACTGTTGAAACTTCCGCGATTATTTTGGAGGTTTCGTTGGTAACGCTCCACGTTTGTTCCTTTGTCGCGCGGGGCAGATTCTACCAATCCGTTTTGGCGCAGATAGGCCAACTCCTCTTTCAAACGCCCACCAGAGACCTCATCCAACTGCGTAAATACGATGTTGTCGTCGGGGTTGTCTTTGTTCCAAGTATTATAAAATGTACGCATCTGACGAATCAGGTACGAAATAAAAGCTAGTTTTTCTTCTTTATCCTCGCAGTCGATTGCTTTTTGCACGAGCAAAAGCAAATTTTTCCCGTACTGTTTATACCGAATATTCGACTGATTGTAGGGTACACGCAGGGGTTTTTTGCCCACCGCTTCGGGTGAAGGCGGGGCAAAAGGACTATCTACATCTAACTTAAAATTGGTCATGATGTACAGATCATCCCACAGTTTTTGGGAATAATCCTGACCATCACGCATATTAGGGTGAATTTGCCGCATTAATTCGACCAAGATGTGGGCATAAAGATTACGCTTTTCGCGGTCTTGCAGGTCGACGAGATAGTCAGCTAATTTTTGGACGTTGCTTCCGTATTCTTTCAATGGAGTCAATATTTAATAACAAAGCAAAGTTACGAAAAATCAAGATACTTTGGCAAAATGAGTCGCTCGTCGTAATTTTGAAACTTCGTTTTTTTTCAATTCATAAAAAAAGCGTTTAAAAACCAACGGATAACCAATCACTCCTTCCAATGAGTAAAAAAGTAGATGTCAGTATTGCGTTTTATGGAAAGCCTTATCAGGCAATTGTTACCATTAAAACATTAATGAAGTACAGTGGTCAACACATTGACAAAATTTATCTTTCCCGCGAACGTCTCCAACCGCACAACGACTACATCGGCATCTTCAAAATTATTGATTATTTCCGTAATTCCGACGTAAAGTTAGTCATTCAACATCCTCATTATTTCTTAGGGCTTGGGGTATCTGATTATGAGCGTGCCAAAACCGACACGCGCTACCGCCAAAGCATCATGTACCAGTACCCGCTGGAAATGACCGATAAGAAATACCTCTGCGTCATGCACAACGATATGTTATTTTATGGTGACATGATTGGCGATATGCTGAAAGAATTTGAAAAAGGCCCTGAAAACCTCACAGGCGTAGGCTCCATTGGTCAGTGCTGGAGTTGCCCAGCTGGGCCAGATTGGGGCAATAAATGTAATTCTAAAAAGTTTGAAGAATACGTTCCGACGCAGGAAGAGGCCATTGCCCTGGCCGAAAAATACCCAACACCCCGCCAAGATATTCAATTGAGAGTACTCAAAGCAGGACGCGTTCATATCCTGCCCGAATGTCGGCTTAACGAATATTGCGCCATGATTGACGTCGATAAATACCGCAAAGAAACCCTTCCACAGGGAGACATTGGCTGCTACGGCGGCGGATGGCGCGGCGTTGATACGGCCACGGTTTGGTCGCATGATATGTACCGCCGTGGCTATACGTTCCGGCATTTAACCCTTGAAGATTATACCCGTCATGCCGCATTTGATACGACAGGCAGTGGAACAAAGGCCAATTCTAGCTCAGAAACCTACTGGAATGCCGAGAGAAATGCCGAGAAATACATCGTCGAGAACTACGGTCCGATAAACTTCAGCCCTTACCTTACATTGGCCAATACCTACGATGCCTTTAAACGCAAAGCCTGGCTGGGCCTGATTCATTCGGTGGGCTTTGCCAAAAAGCTGGTAGGTAAGTAGTAGTTTGTTTTATTTTTGCGCACGCAAAGACGCAGGAGAGTCAGGCTTTTTTTGTGCCGCATCCAGTCTTTGCGTGATTTTTTTATATTTTTAGGTTTCCTAACCTTCTCCCGCCCCATGGCCCTTAATTACATCTGGATTGGCTTTTTTCTCATTTCGTTTGCGGTAGCTTTGATTAAATTCATTTTTTCAGGCGATACCGAAATCTTCAAGTTGATTGTCGAAGGCATGTTTGACTCTGCAAAGGTCGCCGTGATGGACATTGCGTTACCTTTGGCTGGGGTGATGACGTTCTTTTTAGGACTGCTTAACATTGGAGAAAAAGCGGGCGCCATCAACTTTCTTGCTAGAATCATTGGCCCTTTTTTTCATCAGCTTTTTCCAGAAGTACCTAAAAACCACCCTGCAAACGGTCAGATGATAATGAATTTTTCGGCCAACATGCTGGGGCTTGACAATGCCGCAACGCCTTTTGGTTTGCGGGCCATGCAAAGTCTTCAAGACCTTAACCCTACCAAGGAGACCGCTAGTAATGCCCAAATTATGTTTTTGGTCTTACACACGTCGGGGTTGACCATTATTCCGCTTGGTGTGATGGCCCAACGCTCCATCTTGGGTGCTCAAGACCCGTCCGATATTTTGATTCCGTGTCTGATAGCTACCTACATCGCCACCGTCGCCAGTATAATTATTACTGGGTTTTGGCAACGTATCAACTTATTCAATCGAATCTTTATTGGCTGGATAGGCTCGATAACCGCGATTTTGGGGCTGCTTCTGTGGTATTTATCTTCGCAAACGAAAGAACAGCTCGAAATTATTTCAAAAGTGGGCGGCAACCTGATTTTGTTAATAATTGTAGTAGCTTTCTTGCTCGGAGGGCTGCGTAAAAAAATTGACTTGTTTGGCACTTTTGTTGATGGGGCCAAAGCTGGTTTTGAAACATCGGTCAAAATCATACCTTACCTAGTCGGAATGCTAGTGGCCATCAGTACTTTCCGGAATGCGGGGGTCATGAACTACTTGGTAGAAGGCTTAAAATACCTGATTGCATTGACGGGGATGAATACCGACTTTTCTGATTCACTGCCCGTAGCATTGATGCGCCCCATCAGTGGCAGCGCATCGAGGGCCCTGATGATAGACAGCATGAAACAGTTCGGCGCAGACTCATTCGTCGGACGATTGTCGTGTATGTTTCAAAGCTCTGCCGATACCACTTTTTACATTGTTGCGCTGTATTTTGGCTCAGTAGGCATCAAAAAAACCCGCTATGCCATTGTAGCGGGTCTAATTGCCGACTTTATAGGCGTGACTGCCGCAATTCTGCTCGCTTATTTGTTTTTTCACTGATTTACATCAAATACGAATGTAAACTTAACAATGATTTCTTCCTTGATAGACGTTCCCAAAAGCGACGGAATGAGAATATTATATTCTTTGAGGTCAACAGGAAAAGACCCTTCCACTTTCATTTTATTCCCTTTTAGGGACGTCTGAGCATTAACGCTGATTTGTTTAGTGACTCCATGAAAAGATAAGTTTCCGACAATGGTCATTTTACCAGCGTTTGCGACGATAGAATCCCCCGTAAAACTAACCCTCGGGAATAGTAATGCCTCTATTTTCTCCATCGCATTGGAGTCACGATTGGAATTTTTACTGTCAAAACTAACAACTTTGGCAGAAGCCGCAACCGTCACAATCTCCTGTTTATCAGGATTATAATTTATTACGCACACCACTGCATTCGATTTGGCCGTCCAATTGTGCAATGGATGAAAACCCTCATAACTTACGGAGGACTGGCTGGGAAGCGCAAATAGTTTTACGTTTGAAGAAGTCGTTTTTTCTCCAAAGTACAAGAAAAAACCAATGAAAACAGCCATAAGCTTCATACACTATTTACTTAAATTTTAGACTAACCACACTCAGTGTCATCGCAGCAAATGTGGTGTATGCGGCGGCCCGATGGTAGGGTTTTAAGGAAGGATTATCGGATATTTTATGGGCCAATACGTTGGTAGCTATCATACCCGATAGGTGTAAAATGGCCAAACCACGGTGAAGTTTCACACCACTGAATCCCTTTCGACGTACCATTGGTGGAGGGGCCGTAAGTGAAAGAAGCGCCGCCGTTGTATAGGTGATATTGATTCCCATGGCCATATTTTCATGGGTATTTTTGAGAGAAGGCGAATAATTGCGGTATAACTTGGCCCCAAGAAACCCCTGCCCTACCATGCCTGCCAACGTAGTAAGCCCCACAAAACGGTGAATTTTTAGCATATTCCGCCTGATTTTGAGCTCACTTTGCCTGTTTTGAATGGTCAGTGGCCGCCAATTTCGCACCAACCCTCTACTTCCCCACACCGCCCGTTGCGTGAAGAGCATTTTTGAAGGTAATAAATCTGGTAATTGATTTACGCCAATATCGGCTAAAAGGGTGTCTGTTTGGGTTAATTGTGCCCAGCAAAAACTAGAGGTAACCCAGGTGAGCCAAAGCCCAAAAATGACAATCTTCATCAATGACGTTTAGGTATATATTTACACCTAACATGTACGAAAAAGATGGACTATTTGGATTTGGGGGCTATTTTTTTATTGATAAAAAAGAAGCGCTGTCATCAACTATTATTCACTATTATCCACAGGGGCAATTGAAGATTGGGTGATGAGGTTTAGAAAGACCTCATCACTCTGTTTTTTTTAGCAGGCAATTTTTCCGACACGCGTTGCGTGGCGGCCGCCTTCAAAATCGGTATTTAAGAATATCGTAACGCACTCAAACGCCGTTTCTTCGGCAATAAACCGCGCGGGTAGACAAATGATGTTTGCATCATTGTGCTGACGAGCCAGCGCCGCCAGCGGCGTATCCCATACCAATGCCGCCCGAATTCCTTGGTGTTTATTGGCCGTAATGGCCACGCCTTGTCCGCTTCCGCAGACCAATACCCCAGCGTCAAATTCTCCTTTTTCCACCGCTAAAGCCACTGGATGGGCAAAATCGGCGTAGTCGGCTGAGTCGGCAGTGTAAGTTCCAAAGTCTTTTACTTCATACCCTTGCTCTTTCAGCCACGCTACCAGCGGTTCTTTTAAGGAAAATCCGGCGTGGTCGCCGCCAATTGCAATTTTTTTAGCCATAACCTGAACTAGAATTAAAATTATTTTCGTTATTGTTTCCCGTTATCGCAAAGGTACAAAACCTTGGGTAACCGACTTGAATAATTTCACAACCCGTCTCCGTGTTTTTGGGTTTCTTGTTTAAGAACTACAAAAATTGAAAGACCCTTTAAAAAAGTTAATGCCATGTCAGAAACTGAATTATTGAACGAAGAAGATCGCATTCGCGAAGCATTTGAAGACAAAAACTGGAATGAAATCAAAACCGCCGACTCATGGGTAATTTTCAAAGTCTTGGCCGAGTTTGTAGAAGGATTTGATAAATTAGCAAAAATCGGCCCGTGTGTCTCCATTTTTGGCTCTGCCCGTACCAAACCCGACCATGAGTATTACAAAATCGCCGAAGAAATCGCCGCTAAACTCGTACGCCACGGCTACGGAGTGATTACGGGCGGTGGTCCTGGGATTATGGAAGCAGGAAGCAAAGGAGCTTTTGAACAAGGCGGAAAATCGGTAGGCTTAAACATCATTCTCCCCTTTGAACAACACAGTAATTTGTACATTGACCCCGATAAAAACATCAATTTCGATTTCTTTTTTGTCAGAAAAGTAATGTTTGTCAAATATTCTCAGGGTTTTGTAGTCATGCCGGGCGGATTTGGAACCTTGGATGAACTTTTTGAAGCACTAACGCTTATTCAAACCAAAAAAATCGGCCGTTTCCCCATCGTCATGGT encodes:
- the lon gene encoding endopeptidase La — its product is MNLDPNELYTRLMLAESDLDSLEILPLGSPDGDDEPIEMPEELPILPLRNTVLFPGMVIPVTVGRQKSIRLVKKAYKGDRIIGVIAQQNQDKAEPTSSDLFGIGTMGYIIKMITLPDGNTTIILQGRQRFRVKDYVREDPYMIAKVSAIEDFFPNQNKKESKALIQSLRDSAHKILRLNPDIPQEARIALDNIESPTFLTHFLSSNLNAEVSDKQDLLEKPTIPEQANKLLELMMREIQMLELKRDIQSKASSDIDQQQRDYFLRQQIKVLQDELGMETPERELEDIRLRAAKKKWPESVKKHFEKESQKLQRINPMAPDYPVTLNYLELMVDLPWGEFTKDNFDLKRAQKVLDADHFGLEKVKERIIEYLAVLKLKNSLKAPILCLYGPPGVGKTSLGKSVAKALGRKYIRMALGGLHDEAEIRGHRKTYIGAMPGKVIQNIKKSGSSNPVFILDEIDKVGSDFRGDPASALLEVLDPEQNNAFSDNYLEVEYDLSKVLFVATANSLETIHPALRDRMEIIELTGYTVEEKLQIAKKYLVPKQRKDHGLETKAFSVDDKAIIKVIEHYTRESGVRNLEQKIGALVRKVAKSIALEEEYPKPIKAEHVEKLLGAEIFDKDLYQDNDTAGVVTGLAWTSVGGEILFIESSLSRGKGGLTLSGQLGDVMKESAITALSYLKAHSDALDIDYRVFNHYDLHIHIPAGAVPKDGPSAGITMLTSIASIFTQRRVKPQLAMTGEITLRGKVLPVGGIKEKILAAARAGVTEIIMCNKNRKDVEEINGNYVKTLKFHYVENVDEVLAIALLPEKVKKSTPFIFPDDTQKQPLHEAVN
- a CDS encoding YceI family protein encodes the protein MAVFIGFFLYFGEKTTSSNVKLFALPSQSSVSYEGFHPLHNWTAKSNAVVCVINYNPDKQEIVTVAASAKVVSFDSKNSNRDSNAMEKIEALLFPRVSFTGDSIVANAGKMTIVGNLSFHGVTKQISVNAQTSLKGNKMKVEGSFPVDLKEYNILIPSLLGTSIKEEIIVKFTFVFDVNQ
- a CDS encoding nucleoside recognition domain-containing protein encodes the protein MALNYIWIGFFLISFAVALIKFIFSGDTEIFKLIVEGMFDSAKVAVMDIALPLAGVMTFFLGLLNIGEKAGAINFLARIIGPFFHQLFPEVPKNHPANGQMIMNFSANMLGLDNAATPFGLRAMQSLQDLNPTKETASNAQIMFLVLHTSGLTIIPLGVMAQRSILGAQDPSDILIPCLIATYIATVASIIITGFWQRINLFNRIFIGWIGSITAILGLLLWYLSSQTKEQLEIISKVGGNLILLIIVVAFLLGGLRKKIDLFGTFVDGAKAGFETSVKIIPYLVGMLVAISTFRNAGVMNYLVEGLKYLIALTGMNTDFSDSLPVALMRPISGSASRALMIDSMKQFGADSFVGRLSCMFQSSADTTFYIVALYFGSVGIKKTRYAIVAGLIADFIGVTAAILLAYLFFH
- a CDS encoding DUF4290 domain-containing protein; amino-acid sequence: MKEYGSNVQKLADYLVDLQDREKRNLYAHILVELMRQIHPNMRDGQDYSQKLWDDLYIMTNFKLDVDSPFAPPSPEAVGKKPLRVPYNQSNIRYKQYGKNLLLLVQKAIDCEDKEEKLAFISYLIRQMRTFYNTWNKDNPDDNIVFTQLDEVSGGRLKEELAYLRQNGLVESAPRDKGTNVERYQRNLQNNRGSFNSNNPNRERSGNTGNNRNNNNNNPNNNRNRDRDRDRDKFRSNKNNRRR
- a CDS encoding LOG family protein, with product MSETELLNEEDRIREAFEDKNWNEIKTADSWVIFKVLAEFVEGFDKLAKIGPCVSIFGSARTKPDHEYYKIAEEIAAKLVRHGYGVITGGGPGIMEAGSKGAFEQGGKSVGLNIILPFEQHSNLYIDPDKNINFDFFFVRKVMFVKYSQGFVVMPGGFGTLDELFEALTLIQTKKIGRFPIVMVGKAYWSGLLDWIKTTMLETEHNINPEDLKLFSLVDTAEEAVRVIDEFYAKYLLKPNF
- the rpiB gene encoding ribose 5-phosphate isomerase B, which produces MAKKIAIGGDHAGFSLKEPLVAWLKEQGYEVKDFGTYTADSADYADFAHPVALAVEKGEFDAGVLVCGSGQGVAITANKHQGIRAALVWDTPLAALARQHNDANIICLPARFIAEETAFECVTIFLNTDFEGGRHATRVGKIAC
- a CDS encoding pyridoxal phosphate-dependent aminotransferase, whose amino-acid sequence is MQILKSKRLEHLRYDIRGPVYEKALELESQGYKIINLNIGNPAPFGFDAPDEIIHDIILNIRNAQGYVDSRGLFAARKAVMHYTQTQGIKGVDINDVYIGNGVSELIVMSMQALLNEGDEILVPSPDYPLWTTSVALSGGKPVHYICDEQSDWNPDLEDLESKITPRTKGIVMINPNNPTGAVYEKEVVRRIAEIAERHRLILFSDEIYDKILYDGAVHYPVATMVQDTLCVTFGGLSKNYRSAGFRGGWLILSGAKHKAKSYIEGLTFLASMRLCANVPTQYAIQTALGGYQSIKDLVLPTGRLYKQMELIYNRLTAIPGISCVKPKGALYVFPKIDLRKFDFKNDEDFVYQLLVEQKVLVVAGTGFNYIKPDHFRIVTLPSVDELTVAMNRLEQFLDNSRIHADSPVEAYLV